DNA from Paraburkholderia sp. ZP32-5:
GTGATGTGCTCGAACACTACCTTCAGCGCCGGAAACTCGCGGCGCAGCGGCGTCATCACGCGGTCGATGAAGACCTTCTCGCGATCGAACAGATCGATGTCCGAATCGGTGACCTCGCCGTGCACGAGCAGCGGCATGCCGGCTTCCTGCATCGCTTCGAAGGTCTTCGCGCACTTCATCGGATTGGTGACGCCCGCGTCCGAGTTCGTCGTCGCGCCCGCCGGGTACAGCTTCACCGCATGCACGAAGCCGCTTTCGCGCGCTCGGCGGATTTCGTCTGGCGGCGTGTTGTCGGTCAAATACAGCGTCATCAGCGGTTCGAACTTCGAGCCTTCCGGAATCGCGGCGACGATGCGCTCGCGATACGCCTGCGCCATCGCGGTCGTCGTGACCGGCGGCTTCAGGTTCGGCATGATGATCGCGCGGCCGAACTGGCGAGCGGTATCGGGCAGCACGGCCGCCAGCATCGCGCCGTCGCGCACGTGCAGATGCCAGTCGTCCGGACGGACGAGCGTGATGGAATCGGGGGAAATGTTAGCGGTCATGGCAAGGGGAACGAGACTTTGCGCGCACAGCCAATCGACCCGGTCAAACCGCGCTGTTGCGGCTTAAACACACGTCAATTTTGCTATTTGGCGGCTTCGGCTCGGTGATATGCTTGGAAAATCATCATTGTAACGGCTCGTTCCGTTCACAG
Protein-coding regions in this window:
- the pyrC gene encoding dihydroorotase, whose translation is MTANISPDSITLVRPDDWHLHVRDGAMLAAVLPDTARQFGRAIIMPNLKPPVTTTAMAQAYRERIVAAIPEGSKFEPLMTLYLTDNTPPDEIRRARESGFVHAVKLYPAGATTNSDAGVTNPMKCAKTFEAMQEAGMPLLVHGEVTDSDIDLFDREKVFIDRVMTPLRREFPALKVVFEHITTKDAVDYIRDAGAAPELLGATITAHHLLYNRNAIFQGGIRPHYYCLPVLKRETHRVALVEAATSGNPRFFLGTDSAPHAKGLKEHACGCAGCYTALHALELYTEAFDKAGALDKLEGFASFYGADFYGLPRNTEKVTLRREQWTLPAELPAGDTPVVPLRGGESIGWRMV